In Geobacillus kaustophilus, a genomic segment contains:
- the guaB gene encoding IMP dehydrogenase — MWEAKFAKEGLTFDDVLLIPAKSDVLPRDVDVTTKLSDTLQLNIPILSAGMDTVTEAEMAIAMARQGGLGIIHKNMSIEQQAEQVDKVKRSERGVITDPFFLTPDHQVYDAEHLMSKYRISGVPIVNNPEEQKLVGIITNRDLRFIQDYSIKISEVMTKENLITAPVGTTLEEAEKILQRHKVEKLPLVDENGVLKGLITIKDIEKVIEFPNSAKDAKGRLIVGAAVGVTADTMIRVKKLVEAGVDVIVVDTAHGHSKGVLETVANIRRQYPDLNIIAGNVATAEGTRDLIEAGANIIKVGIGPGSICTTRVVAGVGVPQITAIYDCATEARKHGVPIIADGGIKYSGDIVKAIAAGAHAVMLGSLLAGVSESPGETEIYQGRRFKVYRGMGSVAAMERGSKDRYFQEDAKKFVPEGIEGRVPYKGPLADTIYQLVGGLRAGMGYCGTRNLEELREKTQFIRMTSAGLRESHPHDVQITKEAPNYSAF, encoded by the coding sequence ATGTGGGAAGCGAAATTCGCCAAGGAAGGATTGACGTTTGATGATGTTCTTCTCATCCCAGCGAAGTCGGACGTATTGCCGCGCGATGTTGATGTAACCACGAAGTTGAGCGATACGCTGCAGTTGAACATCCCGATTCTCAGCGCCGGGATGGATACGGTCACCGAAGCGGAGATGGCGATTGCGATGGCGCGTCAGGGAGGCCTTGGCATCATTCACAAAAATATGTCGATCGAACAGCAGGCCGAGCAGGTCGACAAGGTGAAACGGTCGGAACGAGGCGTCATTACGGACCCGTTTTTCCTAACGCCGGATCATCAAGTGTATGATGCAGAACACTTAATGAGTAAATATCGGATCTCGGGGGTGCCGATCGTCAACAACCCCGAGGAGCAAAAATTGGTCGGCATTATTACGAACCGGGACTTGCGTTTCATTCAAGACTATTCCATTAAAATTTCCGAGGTAATGACGAAGGAAAACTTGATCACTGCTCCGGTGGGGACAACGTTAGAGGAAGCAGAGAAAATTTTGCAGCGACACAAGGTCGAAAAACTGCCTCTTGTTGATGAAAACGGTGTGCTGAAGGGATTAATTACGATCAAGGATATTGAAAAGGTCATTGAGTTCCCGAATTCGGCGAAAGATGCGAAAGGGAGGCTGATTGTCGGGGCGGCTGTCGGGGTGACGGCGGACACGATGATTCGCGTCAAAAAGCTTGTTGAGGCAGGGGTTGATGTCATTGTCGTTGACACGGCGCACGGCCATTCGAAAGGTGTCCTAGAGACGGTGGCCAACATCCGGCGCCAATACCCGGACTTGAACATCATCGCCGGCAATGTCGCGACAGCTGAAGGGACGCGCGACTTGATTGAGGCTGGGGCGAACATTATTAAAGTCGGAATCGGTCCGGGGTCCATCTGCACGACCCGGGTTGTCGCCGGGGTTGGTGTGCCGCAAATTACGGCGATCTACGACTGTGCGACTGAGGCGCGCAAACATGGCGTCCCGATCATCGCTGACGGCGGGATCAAATATTCCGGCGACATTGTGAAGGCGATCGCGGCTGGGGCGCATGCGGTTATGCTCGGCAGCTTGCTTGCTGGTGTTTCCGAAAGCCCGGGTGAGACGGAAATTTACCAAGGCCGCCGCTTCAAGGTGTACCGGGGCATGGGATCGGTCGCAGCCATGGAGCGCGGCAGCAAAGACCGCTATTTTCAAGAAGATGCGAAAAAGTTTGTCCCGGAAGGCATTGAGGGACGCGTTCCATACAAAGGGCCGCTTGCCGACACGATTTATCAGCTTGTCGGTGGGTTGCGCGCCGGCATGGGCTATTGTGGAACACGCAATTTGGAAGAGTTGCGCGAAAAAACGCAGTTTATCCGCATGACGAGCGCGGGGCTTCGTGAAAGCCATCCGCATGACGTGCAAATTACGAAAGAAGCGCCGAACTACTCTGCTTTTTGA